In Sodalis ligni, a single genomic region encodes these proteins:
- the rnt gene encoding ribonuclease T, producing the protein MAEIDDVNSLRGRFRGFYPVVIDVESAGFNAATDALLEIAAVTLNMDVEGWLVPDQTLHFHVEPFPGSLLQPEALAFNGIDPSNPLRGAVSEYDALHEIFKMVRKGIKDQGCNRAVIVAHNAGFDHGFLMAAAERANLKRNPFHPFATFDTAALSGLVLGQTVLAKACAAGGIEFDSRQAHSALYDTERTAELFCELVNRWKRLGGWPVPPLGDDSSGETD; encoded by the coding sequence ATGGCTGAAATAGACGATGTAAATTCCCTTCGCGGCCGTTTCCGCGGCTTTTATCCGGTTGTCATTGATGTAGAATCCGCAGGCTTTAACGCCGCTACCGACGCCTTGCTCGAAATTGCCGCCGTGACATTGAACATGGATGTAGAAGGCTGGCTCGTGCCGGACCAAACGTTGCATTTTCATGTCGAACCTTTCCCCGGATCCCTGTTACAGCCGGAGGCGCTGGCGTTTAACGGCATCGATCCGTCCAATCCTTTACGCGGTGCGGTAAGCGAATACGATGCGCTGCATGAAATCTTCAAGATGGTGCGCAAAGGCATAAAGGATCAAGGCTGCAACCGTGCGGTAATCGTGGCCCATAACGCAGGTTTTGATCATGGTTTCCTGATGGCGGCGGCGGAACGCGCCAATCTCAAACGCAACCCGTTTCATCCTTTTGCCACCTTCGACACCGCGGCGCTGAGCGGACTGGTGCTTGGGCAGACCGTATTGGCGAAAGCCTGCGCCGCCGGAGGAATTGAATTCGACAGCCGCCAGGCCCATTCGGCCCTGTACGATACCGAGCGGACCGCCGAGCTGTTTTGCGAACTGGTGAATCGCTGGAAGCGTCTCGGGGGTTGGCCGGTACCGCCGCTCGGCGACGATAGCAGCGGCGAAACTGATTAA